From one Microthrixaceae bacterium genomic stretch:
- a CDS encoding error-prone DNA polymerase — translation MGFNNPSVPWSELERRLSGVQPQGSPRVREATEPDRPEWATGGDGPAWSHKRVAWEPPTQLMAPSSTVPYAELHCHTNFSFLKGASHPEELVQEAVRLGLEALAVTDRNGFYGVVRFAEAARAVGLPTVFGAEIVLADRGAPLVVLARGPGGYARLARALSQAQMAGKKGAPRITLGELADLAVAPVTSPPHRASSPIPGGDGWVVLTGGIDGPLACALAADGPAAAARELDLLVEAFGVDSVHVELWDHGDPLDSHRNDALSELALRRGVGLVATNHVRHATPAGSRLAAALAAVGARRSLDDADGWLPAGSGAHLRSGAEQDRRFARYPGVVAAAAELGRQCAFDLALVAPCLPPYPCPDGLSEMAFLRRLVEEGASRVDRYGPRPRRRGDGGNDRAWAQIDHELSMIDQLGFPGYFLIVWDIVQFCRLNDIYCQGRGSAANSAACWALGITKVDAVGLGLLFERFLSPERDGPPDIDLDIESGRREEVIQYVYGRYGRQNAAQVANVITYRSRSAVRDMAKALGADPGQQDAWSKQLDPWKRLEAQIGEKADNEIPVAVLDLAREVEHFPRHLGIHSGGMVVCDRPVVEVCPVEWARMADRSVLQWDKDDCAAVGLVKFDLLGLGMLSALHHMVDLVGPISDDLGPARSGIDLATIPQDPEVYDMLCRADSVGVFQVESRAQMATLPRLRPRTFYDLVVEVALIRPGPIQGGSVHPYIRRRNGKEPVTYLHPLLERSLSKTLGTPLFQEQLMQMAIDVAGFSPSEADQLRQAMGSKRSSERMERLRQRLFEGMAERGITGDVAEEIYVKLAAFANYGFPESHSVSFAYLVYASAWFKYHYPAAFCAGLLNAQPMGFYSPHSLVADATRHGVEVRTPCVNASAATATLEPPSSLHPPAPLAAEEEAGLGRADAVTGESIGGDGVGGATVLVRDPSDDRTWGYGGPAVRLGIGVVRGIGPDLAERIAAGRPYASMEDVARRNPDLTLTLLESLATAGAFSCFRGADVPPGRAAVSGLDSDPVLVPVPGRREDIWAVGALAQGGPGHLEGIVTGVQAPTLPGMDERETAQADLWSTGIAAHGHPTRFVRSELDRLGVVSASDLAARPHSSRVLVGGVVTHRQRPATAGGTTFVNLEDETGLINVVVSKGCWVRHRRLVQSAPALLVRGRVESADGAVNVVAEAISLLPLAVTTTSRDFR, via the coding sequence GTGGGGTTCAACAATCCGTCGGTGCCATGGTCAGAGCTGGAACGACGGCTCTCTGGTGTTCAGCCTCAGGGGTCACCTCGGGTCAGAGAAGCCACCGAACCGGATCGGCCCGAATGGGCCACCGGAGGCGACGGGCCGGCATGGTCCCACAAGCGGGTGGCGTGGGAGCCACCGACCCAATTGATGGCTCCGTCGTCCACCGTTCCCTATGCCGAGCTTCACTGCCACACCAACTTCAGCTTCCTCAAGGGTGCATCTCACCCTGAAGAACTGGTGCAAGAGGCGGTTCGTCTCGGCTTGGAAGCGCTGGCGGTCACCGACCGCAACGGCTTTTACGGAGTGGTGCGCTTTGCCGAGGCGGCTCGGGCCGTTGGTCTACCCACCGTGTTCGGAGCTGAGATCGTGCTGGCTGACCGAGGTGCGCCGCTGGTGGTGCTGGCTCGGGGTCCAGGTGGTTATGCCCGCCTGGCCCGAGCCCTGAGTCAGGCTCAGATGGCCGGGAAGAAGGGGGCTCCCCGCATCACCCTCGGGGAACTTGCCGATCTGGCCGTAGCTCCCGTGACATCACCACCGCATCGAGCATCTTCTCCGATCCCGGGTGGGGACGGGTGGGTGGTGCTGACCGGTGGGATCGACGGTCCGTTGGCCTGTGCCTTGGCTGCTGACGGCCCGGCTGCGGCTGCTCGGGAGCTGGATCTCCTGGTGGAAGCCTTCGGGGTCGATTCGGTTCACGTAGAGCTGTGGGACCACGGCGACCCGTTGGACTCCCACCGCAACGACGCCCTGTCCGAACTGGCCTTGCGGCGGGGGGTGGGGCTGGTGGCCACCAACCACGTGCGCCACGCCACCCCGGCCGGGAGTCGCCTGGCCGCGGCGCTGGCCGCGGTGGGGGCCCGGCGAAGTCTCGACGATGCCGATGGTTGGTTACCGGCCGGATCGGGAGCCCACCTGCGGTCAGGGGCCGAGCAGGACCGCCGCTTCGCCCGCTATCCCGGGGTAGTGGCTGCCGCCGCCGAGTTGGGACGCCAGTGTGCGTTCGATCTGGCTCTGGTGGCCCCATGTCTGCCGCCCTACCCATGCCCAGATGGGCTGAGCGAGATGGCCTTCTTGCGGAGGCTGGTGGAAGAAGGGGCGTCTCGTGTCGATCGTTACGGGCCTAGACCTCGGCGCCGGGGTGACGGGGGCAACGACCGGGCATGGGCCCAGATAGATCACGAGTTGTCCATGATCGACCAGCTCGGGTTCCCCGGCTACTTCTTGATCGTGTGGGACATAGTGCAGTTCTGTCGTCTCAACGACATCTACTGCCAGGGTCGAGGGTCCGCAGCCAACAGCGCGGCGTGCTGGGCGTTGGGTATCACCAAGGTCGATGCCGTGGGTCTGGGGTTGCTGTTCGAGAGGTTTCTCTCACCCGAGCGCGATGGTCCTCCAGACATAGACCTAGATATCGAGAGCGGTCGCCGAGAAGAGGTGATCCAGTACGTCTATGGGCGGTACGGCCGTCAGAACGCTGCCCAGGTGGCCAACGTGATCACCTACCGGTCCCGCTCCGCGGTGCGAGACATGGCCAAGGCGCTGGGAGCCGATCCGGGCCAGCAGGATGCCTGGTCCAAGCAGCTCGACCCCTGGAAACGATTGGAGGCCCAGATCGGAGAGAAGGCTGACAACGAGATTCCCGTGGCGGTGTTGGATCTGGCTCGTGAGGTAGAGCACTTCCCGCGCCACCTGGGGATTCATTCGGGGGGCATGGTGGTGTGCGACCGGCCGGTGGTCGAGGTGTGCCCGGTGGAGTGGGCCCGCATGGCCGATCGCAGCGTCTTGCAGTGGGACAAGGACGACTGTGCCGCGGTGGGTTTGGTCAAGTTCGACCTGTTGGGGCTGGGCATGTTGAGCGCCCTGCACCACATGGTCGATCTGGTCGGCCCCATCTCTGATGATCTCGGTCCGGCCCGCTCCGGAATCGACCTTGCCACCATCCCCCAGGATCCCGAGGTCTATGACATGTTGTGCCGGGCCGACTCTGTGGGTGTGTTCCAGGTCGAGTCGCGGGCCCAGATGGCCACCCTGCCCCGGCTTCGGCCCCGCACCTTCTACGACTTGGTGGTGGAGGTGGCGCTCATCCGGCCAGGGCCGATCCAGGGCGGTTCGGTCCATCCCTACATCCGTCGCCGCAACGGCAAAGAGCCCGTCACCTATCTGCACCCGTTGTTGGAACGGTCGCTGTCCAAGACCCTGGGAACCCCTCTGTTCCAAGAACAGCTCATGCAGATGGCGATAGACGTGGCCGGTTTCAGCCCGTCCGAGGCCGATCAACTGCGACAGGCCATGGGGTCCAAACGTTCCAGCGAACGGATGGAGCGGTTGCGCCAGCGGCTGTTCGAGGGCATGGCCGAGCGGGGCATCACCGGAGATGTGGCCGAGGAGATCTACGTGAAGTTGGCGGCCTTCGCCAATTACGGCTTTCCCGAGAGCCACTCGGTGAGCTTCGCCTATCTGGTGTACGCGTCGGCGTGGTTCAAGTACCACTATCCGGCCGCGTTCTGCGCTGGTCTGCTCAACGCCCAACCTATGGGCTTCTACTCACCGCATTCACTGGTGGCTGACGCCACCCGACACGGGGTCGAGGTGCGTACTCCATGTGTGAACGCTTCGGCGGCCACCGCTACCCTCGAGCCCCCATCCTCTCTGCACCCTCCGGCACCGCTGGCGGCGGAAGAGGAGGCGGGATTGGGTAGGGCCGATGCGGTCACTGGCGAGTCCATCGGTGGGGATGGGGTGGGGGGTGCCACGGTGCTGGTTCGTGACCCGAGCGATGATCGGACCTGGGGGTATGGCGGACCAGCAGTGCGCTTGGGCATAGGAGTGGTGCGAGGCATCGGCCCTGACCTGGCCGAGCGGATCGCAGCTGGTCGGCCCTATGCCTCGATGGAAGATGTGGCTCGTCGTAACCCAGACCTCACCCTGACGTTGTTGGAGTCGTTGGCCACCGCTGGAGCCTTCTCCTGCTTTCGTGGTGCTGATGTTCCCCCGGGTCGGGCTGCGGTCTCAGGATTGGATTCCGACCCGGTGTTGGTCCCGGTTCCCGGGCGTCGAGAGGACATCTGGGCGGTAGGAGCGCTGGCACAGGGCGGACCCGGTCACCTGGAGGGGATCGTCACCGGCGTCCAGGCCCCCACGCTGCCGGGGATGGACGAACGTGAGACGGCCCAGGCCGATCTGTGGTCCACCGGCATCGCCGCCCACGGTCACCCCACCCGATTCGTGAGAAGTGAGCTGGACCGACTGGGGGTCGTGTCCGCCTCGGATCTGGCGGCCCGACCCCATTCGTCCCGGGTTCTGGTGGGTGGTGTGGTCACCCATCGGCAACGGCCGGCCACCGCGGGCGGAACCACGTTCGTGAACCTGGAAGACGAGACCGGCCTGATCAACGTGGTGGTGTCCAAAGGCTGTTGGGTGCGCCACCGGCGGCTGGTGCAGTCGGCTCCCGCCTTGTTGGTGAGGGGGCGGGTGGAATCGGCCGATGGTGCGGTGAACGTGGTGGCCGAGGCCATCTCCCTGCTGCCCTTGGCGGTGACCACCACGTCCAGAGATTTCCGGTAG